Proteins encoded in a region of the Marinitoga sp. 38H-ov genome:
- the infC gene encoding translation initiation factor IF-3, whose translation MKKSKDSTPRNEEIRAKELRVVSSSGEQLGIMETKKALSLAQEEGLDLVLVSPNSNPPVAKIMDFGKYRYEKEKREKEAKKKQKKQVLKEMKFRLRIDDHDFNTKVKRIREFLEGGNKVRVVVMFLGRDIMFTDKGKEILDKVIKNVEDIADINRAPKMAGRDMDMILSPKNKK comes from the coding sequence ATTAAAAAATCAAAGGATTCAACACCAAGAAACGAGGAGATTAGAGCAAAAGAATTAAGAGTTGTATCGTCTTCTGGTGAACAATTGGGTATAATGGAAACGAAAAAAGCATTGAGTTTAGCTCAAGAAGAAGGACTCGATCTAGTTTTAGTATCGCCTAATTCCAATCCGCCAGTAGCAAAAATTATGGATTTTGGAAAATATAGATACGAAAAAGAGAAAAGAGAAAAAGAAGCTAAGAAAAAACAAAAAAAGCAAGTTTTAAAAGAAATGAAATTTAGATTAAGAATCGATGATCATGATTTTAATACTAAAGTGAAAAGGATCAGAGAGTTTTTAGAAGGTGGGAATAAGGTAAGGGTTGTTGTTATGTTTTTAGGTAGAGATATAATGTTTACTGACAAGGGTAAGGAAATATTAGATAAAGTAATAAAAAACGTTGAAGATATAGCAGATATAAACAGAGCGCCTAAAATGGCCGGAAGAGATATGGATATGATATTATCTCCAAAAAATAAAAAATAA
- a CDS encoding 50S ribosomal protein L35 — protein sequence MKRHSASAKRFKVTGSGKIRMRRSNVGHNTRIRGKRRMKRLHEYKDVPKGLNEKVERLLGLK from the coding sequence ATGAAAAGACATTCTGCTTCAGCAAAAAGGTTTAAAGTAACAGGTTCAGGTAAAATTAGAATGAGAAGATCAAATGTTGGACATAATACAAGAATAAGAGGAAAGAGAAGAATGAAAAGGTTGCATGAATATAAAGATGTTCCTAAAGGATTGAATGAAAAAGTTGAAAGATTATTAGGATTGAAATAA
- the rplT gene encoding 50S ribosomal protein L20, translating to MRIKRAVSARKKRKKYIKAAKGYRGALSRRYVLAKQQFFRSGKYAYAGRKQKKRDFRRLWITRINAAARNEGLKYNELVHGLKLAGVNINRKMLSELAVNDYEAFKEYVNIAKEALSK from the coding sequence ATGAGAATAAAAAGAGCTGTTTCTGCAAGAAAGAAAAGAAAAAAATATATAAAAGCTGCTAAAGGTTATAGAGGTGCTCTTAGCAGAAGGTATGTTTTGGCTAAACAACAATTTTTCAGATCTGGAAAATATGCATATGCTGGAAGAAAACAAAAGAAGAGAGATTTCAGAAGATTATGGATTACAAGAATTAATGCTGCAGCTAGAAATGAAGGTTTAAAATACAATGAATTAGTACACGGCTTAAAATTAGCAGGTGTTAATATAAATAGAAAAATGTTATCAGAATTAGCTGTAAATGATTATGAAGCATTTAAAGAATATGTAAATATTGCAAAAGAAGCATTATCCAAATAA
- a CDS encoding DUF4895 domain-containing protein, with amino-acid sequence MIDINLNSLNELKKISLEFFKDKKNLLADEYDHLVGLSVYDINNKFPSLNIFFDFEGRGFISLMPEKPSKYMNSLYSKNIEDNKEINEINNIYHNLSIKYNKNISIKNTLSIFQSPFIIPSYYVSGNDALIKKFFLSEKLKGLKYISLYKNIDTNLLEFILNSYNRWYLPNVFFYYSLNQVHLVFDIPDGINNTSLAIEIGKLAKNYIINKYNILYNSYKIPDMNIKKPVLMVLKTEATNLKIIDINSIKNEIFNKVNESYKYLINIFK; translated from the coding sequence TTGATTGACATAAATTTAAATTCACTCAATGAATTAAAAAAAATATCTTTAGAATTTTTTAAAGACAAAAAGAATCTATTGGCAGATGAATATGATCATTTAGTTGGATTGTCAGTATATGATATTAATAATAAATTTCCAAGTTTGAATATTTTTTTTGATTTTGAAGGTAGAGGTTTTATCTCGTTAATGCCAGAAAAACCATCTAAATATATGAACTCATTATATTCAAAAAATATAGAAGATAATAAGGAGATTAATGAAATTAATAATATTTATCATAATTTATCTATAAAATATAATAAAAATATTTCTATAAAAAATACATTATCTATATTTCAGTCTCCATTTATTATACCAAGTTATTATGTTTCAGGAAATGATGCTTTAATAAAAAAATTTTTTTTATCAGAAAAACTAAAAGGTTTAAAATATATATCTCTATATAAAAACATTGATACAAATTTATTAGAATTTATCTTAAATTCATATAATAGATGGTACTTACCTAATGTATTTTTTTATTACTCTCTGAATCAGGTACACTTAGTTTTTGACATTCCAGATGGAATAAATAATACAAGTTTAGCTATAGAAATTGGAAAATTAGCGAAAAACTATATTATAAACAAATATAATATTCTATATAATTCATATAAAATACCAGATATGAATATAAAAAAACCTGTTTTAATGGTATTGAAAACCGAAGCAACTAATTTAAAAATAATTGACATAAATTCAATTAAAAATGAAATATTTAATAAAGTTAATGAATCATATAAATATTTAATAAATATTTTCAAATAA